In Flavivirga abyssicola, the following are encoded in one genomic region:
- a CDS encoding DUF6452 family protein, whose protein sequence is MRKRNLSLILIAIMALYYFSCERDDICPDSTPTTPRLKIDLLDVANPDNKKNVFDLVVIGVDNDFILEDYNFIPRVDSLLLPLRTTENSTQYILIKDASINDAGTPDDTSDDTIDGNQDLITINYSREEVYVSRACGYKTIFRNVTLNLDTNDPDRWIISRQPLTDNQSVEDETAPHFTMSH, encoded by the coding sequence ATGAGAAAAAGAAATTTAAGTTTAATACTAATCGCAATCATGGCACTATATTATTTTAGTTGTGAACGCGATGATATTTGTCCAGATAGCACCCCAACGACCCCAAGATTAAAGATTGACCTTTTAGACGTGGCTAATCCAGATAACAAAAAAAATGTTTTTGATTTGGTGGTTATTGGTGTTGATAATGATTTCATTTTAGAAGATTATAATTTCATTCCAAGAGTAGATAGTCTTCTTCTTCCATTAAGAACAACTGAGAACTCTACACAATATATACTTATAAAAGATGCTTCGATAAATGACGCTGGTACACCTGATGATACATCTGATGACACTATTGACGGTAATCAAGATCTCATTACTATAAATTACAGCCGTGAAGAAGTTTATGTATCCAGAGCTTGTGGTTATAAAACTATTTTTAGAAATGTAACACTAAATCTGGATACAAATGACCCAGACAGATGGATAATATCCAGACAACCTTTAACCGATAACCAATCTGTAGAAGATGAAACAGCACCACATTTTACAATGTCTCACTAG
- a CDS encoding ThuA domain-containing protein codes for MLCTLIFILIGCETSQKTKLKALIIDGQNNHGVWPKTTIMMKRYLEETGLFDVDIQRTTYMWQGPHFNKIEGVEKIEELLEMYPIDGVKRTSVEEPKPDPDFSPNFKDYDVVISNFGWKTAHWNDRTKKNFEDYMINGGGFVLVHAANNAWGDWDAYNKIIALGGWGGRTTESGPYVYYDIDNTLQHDTSEGPCASHGPQLEYQLKTRAPEHPIMKGIPETWLHSKDELYERLRGPAKNMTILATAFSGEEADALKEDKNKGRTGRHEPLLMTVEYGKGRIFHSALGHMDYSMECVGFITTLQRGAEWAATGDVTQSIPQDFPTKETISVRKFKE; via the coding sequence ATGCTTTGTACTCTAATTTTTATACTAATAGGGTGTGAAACTTCACAAAAAACCAAACTTAAGGCTTTAATCATTGATGGTCAGAATAATCATGGCGTATGGCCAAAAACAACGATCATGATGAAACGTTATTTGGAGGAAACAGGGTTGTTTGATGTGGATATTCAGCGTACCACTTATATGTGGCAAGGCCCTCATTTTAATAAAATTGAAGGTGTTGAAAAGATTGAAGAATTATTAGAGATGTACCCCATAGACGGTGTTAAGAGGACTTCTGTAGAGGAACCAAAACCAGACCCTGATTTTAGTCCTAATTTTAAAGATTATGATGTTGTAATTTCAAATTTTGGTTGGAAAACTGCTCATTGGAATGACAGGACTAAAAAGAATTTTGAAGATTATATGATAAATGGTGGTGGATTTGTTCTTGTACACGCTGCTAACAATGCTTGGGGAGATTGGGATGCATATAATAAAATCATAGCACTTGGTGGTTGGGGAGGTAGAACAACAGAAAGCGGGCCTTATGTATATTATGACATTGATAATACATTGCAACATGATACTTCTGAAGGGCCCTGTGCGAGTCATGGCCCTCAGTTAGAATATCAACTAAAAACGCGTGCACCAGAACACCCCATTATGAAAGGGATTCCAGAGACATGGCTACACTCTAAAGATGAATTGTATGAGCGTTTACGTGGACCAGCTAAAAACATGACCATATTAGCGACTGCATTTTCAGGAGAGGAAGCAGATGCGTTAAAAGAAGATAAAAATAAAGGACGGACTGGTAGGCACGAACCGTTATTAATGACTGTTGAGTATGGTAAAGGAAGAATATTTCATTCTGCTTTGGGGCATATGGACTATTCTATGGAATGTGTTGGATTTATAACAACGTTACAACGTGGCGCAGAGTGGGCTGCTACAGGAGATGTTACCCAAAGTATCCCACAAGATTTTCCTACTAAGGAAACAATAAGTGTTAGAAAATTTAAGGAGTAG
- a CDS encoding family 16 glycosylhydrolase: MMKKNYLFWLLALLFSVSNYAQQPVGIGGNWTLQPDFSDEFNNGLNTNKWDHNPNDWGPWSWETRHTKVNNGKLKLTLDWDRHTRGGKQLYFTSGIIRSKKNIKYGYFEIRMKGAPRHPGVCPAFWTYSIGQTVKVINGQRVKYNEIDFPEIQQRKRNVKLIDWNLIRADDARPQKRTSVRETTGGGQGPSFDPRNAYHVYGCLWESGSVKFYIDGRLVATANASEAALQQHQQRLVISLGLREPFYEYRNGSRHAVVTNSRPSGFPTTMQVDYVRTWKRAGGGNGGGGTACAPAWKSGATYALKDEVSHNGKKWRWKSRTNGNCTPGACGRWKNLGACSSSNKTVTQKTSSGSEFSNYIGNGDLNAREVSQDIGFGPSGLLNIYPNPAKNELYIDSDGMSSISIYDIRGVRILNKQFQDRTTVNVRNFAKGLYLVKVANEVTETSKKVVVD, encoded by the coding sequence ATGATGAAAAAAAACTATTTATTTTGGCTACTAGCTTTATTATTTTCGGTTAGTAATTATGCACAACAACCTGTTGGTATAGGAGGGAATTGGACACTGCAACCAGACTTTTCAGATGAGTTTAACAATGGGCTTAACACTAATAAGTGGGATCATAACCCTAATGACTGGGGACCATGGTCTTGGGAAACAAGACACACTAAAGTAAACAATGGCAAGCTTAAGCTAACACTTGACTGGGACAGGCATACAAGAGGTGGAAAACAGCTATACTTTACATCTGGTATTATAAGAAGTAAAAAAAATATTAAATACGGATATTTTGAAATTAGAATGAAAGGAGCTCCCAGACATCCTGGTGTATGTCCTGCGTTTTGGACATATAGTATCGGTCAAACTGTTAAAGTAATCAATGGACAACGTGTTAAATACAATGAAATTGATTTCCCTGAAATACAACAACGTAAAAGAAACGTAAAACTTATTGACTGGAACTTAATTAGAGCTGATGATGCTAGGCCGCAAAAAAGAACATCAGTAAGAGAAACTACGGGCGGTGGTCAAGGCCCAAGTTTTGATCCAAGGAATGCTTACCACGTTTATGGTTGTTTATGGGAATCTGGTAGCGTTAAGTTTTATATAGACGGTAGATTGGTAGCTACAGCAAATGCCTCTGAAGCAGCATTACAACAACATCAACAACGCTTAGTCATATCGTTAGGTTTAAGAGAGCCTTTTTATGAATATAGAAACGGTTCTAGACATGCAGTTGTTACTAACAGTCGCCCATCTGGTTTTCCAACAACTATGCAAGTAGACTACGTTAGAACCTGGAAAAGAGCTGGTGGCGGCAATGGTGGTGGAGGTACTGCTTGTGCTCCTGCTTGGAAGTCTGGAGCCACTTATGCTTTGAAAGATGAAGTATCCCATAATGGAAAAAAATGGAGATGGAAATCTAGAACAAATGGTAACTGTACTCCTGGTGCTTGTGGTAGATGGAAAAATTTAGGTGCTTGTTCTAGTTCTAACAAAACAGTGACACAAAAAACGTCTTCTGGATCTGAATTCTCTAACTACATCGGAAATGGAGATTTAAATGCTAGAGAAGTAAGTCAAGATATTGGTTTTGGACCTTCTGGTTTATTGAACATATATCCTAATCCAGCTAAAAATGAATTATATATAGACTCTGATGGAATGAGTTCAATTTCTATATATGATATAAGAGGAGTAAGAATTCTTAATAAGCAATTCCAAGATAGAACAACTGTAAATGTTAGAAACTTTGCAAAAGGATTATATCTGGTTAAAGTTGCTAACGAAGTAACTGAAACTTCTAAAAAAGTAGTTGTTGACTAA
- a CDS encoding RHS repeat protein, producing MKASLSFLIFALFSTSIVLGQEKLPDIFPPAPTASELGKFGTYPVDLASGMPRIEIPLYTVTSGDISIPITLKYHASGIKVNQMPSWVGLGWALDTGGLISLETRDTPDELEPDPYTIPNVTALTTTIGANPYDFQVPDVLNAEKYSWVKDAYHISLPTVSGTFFLDSDNDGEVTTKFPPDQFKIYRHKNVNVHNPYFYKVIDKQGIQYEFVDYEQSQLNKPTSGGGTHIHNTPYKSAWLLNKVINPKGDSLTYSYGTQYTGISFGESHSQKYTYTNGRGEGNELFETSQMFGWTSNSSTSLTFANKLQEISFPNGRVRFITTSNTQYAGGDGVNGVYLDRIIIEEGNTISGYTEIKTIHFEYSITGDPTNYLGVDKYRFKLDRVYETYGTIDEKEVVSLEYSLEQLPHLRSFSMDYFGNFNGKTNPNLIPKRDIIVENLGTFYQIGAADRSIDLTKMQAGMLTKIKYPTKGYTTFTYEPNSFYGKNIFLKDETVTETLDIIGTGNGSNPPSPIEDPDIQTEVFSFNLNEATTLILTGTLTCIGCDITNAKYAYANIRVLNNGSEVLNFTGYSNDYLSTPTLSVGSVTVVLEVYGSLVEAHIQAAYFNKLGNLPDENVQGFGLRVKNITNRDSNNAFINQKEYSYNMPGTTNSSGKLVNNHFMYDRFTDFDYFDLGSCYPPNFEDTRTRTYTYGSSSRSGIENNNITYEHVRELDKDSLGNTKGKTDYKYTITPNIITDNNGGGSIRVNLNHERGQLLIKEVYNEQNKILTKEAHLYTQNLNVSNTRTDFKMYSHGSSNLLDPPGCITPPFTLSDTKELLESSIPIYWYKKDKTDLTQYFYDASGTLVNELLTSTNYIYNSLNQEVQKTTMTNSKGIVLETSYKYAQDLNDTPLITSNEISIPLETKILEDSQIVSHSKTQYAAFNGLHLPQKVFSKKGALVDVNNSDDCKYTFDSYENGKITQYHIENGATTSIIWGYDEAHPVAKIENATYSAVTATLTSTELTAIKDGSYNQSTMRTTLDKIRTGLPDAMVTTYTYDPLIGVTSVTDPKGYTTYYEYDAFNRLEFVKDAEGNILSANKYHYKNLQIPQQ from the coding sequence ATGAAAGCATCCTTATCATTCTTAATTTTTGCCTTATTTTCCACTAGTATTGTTTTAGGTCAGGAAAAATTACCAGACATATTTCCTCCTGCTCCTACTGCTTCAGAACTAGGTAAATTTGGCACTTATCCTGTAGATTTAGCATCAGGAATGCCCCGTATTGAAATTCCACTCTATACTGTTACTTCTGGGGATATTAGCATTCCTATTACACTAAAGTACCATGCCTCTGGTATAAAAGTAAATCAAATGCCATCTTGGGTTGGACTAGGTTGGGCTTTAGATACTGGTGGCTTAATAAGTTTGGAAACCAGAGACACGCCAGATGAGTTAGAACCAGATCCTTATACTATACCCAACGTAACCGCTTTAACAACCACCATAGGGGCTAATCCTTATGATTTTCAAGTGCCAGATGTTCTTAATGCCGAAAAATACTCATGGGTTAAAGATGCCTATCATATTAGCCTACCTACGGTAAGCGGAACCTTTTTCCTTGATTCAGATAACGATGGCGAAGTCACTACTAAATTCCCTCCAGATCAATTTAAGATATACAGGCATAAAAATGTAAATGTTCATAACCCATATTTTTATAAAGTTATTGATAAACAAGGGATTCAATACGAATTCGTTGATTATGAGCAAAGCCAATTAAACAAACCGACAAGTGGCGGTGGTACCCATATACATAATACACCATATAAATCTGCATGGTTACTAAATAAAGTAATAAACCCTAAAGGAGATAGCTTAACTTACAGCTATGGCACGCAATATACCGGTATATCATTTGGAGAAAGTCATTCGCAAAAATATACTTACACAAATGGTAGAGGCGAAGGGAATGAGCTATTTGAAACATCCCAAATGTTTGGATGGACCAGTAATAGTTCTACCTCTCTAACATTTGCAAATAAGTTACAAGAAATTTCATTTCCTAATGGGCGGGTACGTTTTATAACAACTAGTAATACACAATATGCAGGGGGTGATGGTGTCAATGGTGTTTATCTGGATAGAATTATTATTGAAGAGGGAAACACAATATCTGGTTATACTGAAATAAAGACCATACATTTTGAATATAGTATAACAGGTGATCCTACAAATTATTTGGGAGTTGACAAATACCGTTTTAAGTTAGATCGGGTTTACGAAACCTATGGGACAATTGATGAAAAAGAAGTTGTTAGTTTAGAATACTCATTGGAGCAACTCCCACATTTAAGGTCTTTTTCAATGGATTATTTTGGAAATTTTAACGGGAAGACAAACCCCAATTTAATTCCAAAACGAGACATTATTGTAGAAAATTTGGGGACTTTTTACCAAATTGGTGCTGCCGACCGATCGATCGATCTTACTAAAATGCAGGCCGGGATGCTTACAAAAATTAAATACCCAACAAAAGGCTATACAACGTTTACTTACGAACCCAATTCTTTTTATGGTAAAAACATTTTTTTAAAGGATGAAACGGTAACAGAGACATTGGATATTATCGGTACAGGTAATGGAAGCAATCCACCGTCACCCATCGAAGATCCCGATATTCAAACTGAAGTTTTTAGTTTTAATTTAAATGAAGCAACCACATTAATTCTTACTGGTACTCTAACCTGCATAGGTTGCGACATCACTAATGCCAAATACGCCTATGCCAATATAAGGGTTTTAAATAATGGTTCAGAAGTACTGAATTTTACAGGATATAGTAATGATTATCTTAGTACACCAACATTAAGCGTTGGGTCTGTTACTGTTGTATTAGAGGTGTATGGAAGCCTTGTTGAGGCACATATTCAGGCCGCCTATTTTAATAAACTAGGCAACTTGCCAGATGAGAATGTACAGGGTTTTGGTTTAAGAGTTAAAAACATTACCAATCGTGATAGCAATAATGCTTTTATAAATCAAAAAGAATATAGTTATAATATGCCTGGAACTACTAATTCTAGTGGAAAATTAGTAAATAACCATTTTATGTATGATCGTTTTACCGATTTTGATTATTTTGATTTAGGTTCTTGTTACCCTCCTAATTTTGAAGATACAAGAACTCGAACCTATACATATGGGTCTTCATCCCGATCTGGTATAGAAAACAATAATATTACTTACGAGCATGTTAGGGAATTAGACAAAGATTCTCTTGGTAATACCAAAGGAAAAACAGATTATAAATACACCATTACTCCTAATATCATAACAGATAACAATGGTGGTGGTTCTATTCGAGTCAATTTAAATCATGAACGGGGACAACTCCTTATAAAAGAAGTTTATAATGAGCAAAACAAAATCTTAACTAAAGAAGCGCATTTATATACACAAAATCTGAATGTTAGTAACACTAGAACAGACTTTAAAATGTATAGTCATGGTAGTTCAAACTTACTTGATCCTCCAGGGTGTATAACCCCTCCATTTACTTTAAGTGATACCAAAGAATTATTAGAATCCAGCATTCCTATCTATTGGTATAAAAAAGACAAAACAGACTTAACACAATATTTTTATGATGCCAGTGGTACTTTAGTTAACGAATTGCTTACATCTACCAATTATATATACAATAGCCTAAATCAGGAGGTTCAAAAAACAACAATGACAAACTCTAAAGGAATTGTTTTAGAAACCAGTTATAAATATGCTCAAGATTTAAATGATACCCCACTAATTACAAGCAATGAAATTTCAATTCCTCTAGAAACTAAAATTTTAGAGGACAGTCAAATAGTTAGTCATTCCAAAACCCAATATGCCGCCTTTAATGGTTTACACTTACCTCAAAAAGTGTTCAGTAAAAAAGGAGCTTTAGTTGATGTTAACAATAGTGATGACTGCAAATATACTTTTGATAGTTACGAGAATGGAAAAATTACACAATATCATATAGAGAATGGAGCAACTACAAGTATCATCTGGGGTTACGACGAAGCACATCCAGTAGCCAAGATAGAGAATGCTACCTATTCAGCCGTTACAGCAACCCTTACATCTACAGAATTAACAGCAATTAAAGATGGGAGCTATAATCAAAGTACAATGAGAACGACTCTTGACAAGATTAGGACAGGGCTGCCCGATGCCATGGTTACCACCTATACCTACGATCCCTTGATAGGGGTCACTAGTGTAACGGATCCTAAGGGCTATACCACCTATTACGAGTACGATGCCTTTAACCGATTGGAATTTGTAAAAGATGCTGAGGGAAACATTTTATCAGCCAATAAGTATCATTATAAAAATCTGCAAATACCTCAACAATAA
- the rlmD gene encoding 23S rRNA (uracil(1939)-C(5))-methyltransferase RlmD, translating into MSRRKAKKQVFEQVEVIDAGAKGKTIAKAPDGKVIFLPNAVPGDVIDVQTFKKRKAYYEGKAIAFHQLSDKRTNPECEHFGTCGGCKWQNMAYEHQLFYKQKEVTNNLTRIGHIELPEVTPILGSSNQYFYRNKMEFSFSDSRWLTIEEVQSDEDLGDRNALGFHIPGMWDKILDLKKCHLQADPSNAIRNAVKRFAIENGLEFFNTRNQTGLLRTMMIRTSSTGDIMVLVQFFKEDTVKRALLLDFIADTFPQITSLQYVINGKANDTIYDQDVICYKGADHIFEEMEGLKFKINAKSFYQTNSDQAYELYKITRDFAKLTGSELVYDLYTGTGTIAQFVAKKASKVIGVESVPDAITAAKENAQLNNINNVEFYVGDMKQVFNDVFIETHGQPDVIITDPPRDGMHKDVVQQILNISPEKIVYVSCNSATQARDLALMDAMYKVTKTQAVDMFPQTFHVENVVLLEKQ; encoded by the coding sequence ATGTCAAGAAGAAAAGCAAAAAAACAAGTTTTTGAGCAAGTAGAAGTTATTGATGCTGGTGCTAAAGGAAAAACGATAGCCAAAGCACCAGATGGAAAGGTGATTTTTTTACCAAATGCTGTTCCTGGTGATGTTATCGATGTACAAACTTTTAAAAAACGCAAAGCGTATTACGAAGGTAAGGCTATTGCGTTTCATCAATTATCAGATAAAAGAACAAATCCTGAATGTGAACATTTCGGTACTTGTGGTGGTTGTAAATGGCAAAACATGGCTTACGAGCACCAATTGTTTTACAAACAAAAAGAAGTTACCAATAATTTAACACGTATAGGGCATATTGAACTCCCTGAGGTCACTCCTATTTTAGGGTCTTCAAATCAATATTTCTATAGAAATAAAATGGAATTTTCTTTTAGTGATAGCCGCTGGCTAACCATAGAAGAAGTACAATCTGACGAAGATTTAGGCGATAGAAATGCACTTGGGTTCCATATTCCAGGCATGTGGGATAAAATTTTAGATCTAAAAAAATGTCACTTACAAGCAGATCCATCTAATGCGATTAGAAATGCGGTTAAACGATTTGCCATTGAAAATGGCTTAGAGTTTTTCAATACTCGAAACCAAACTGGTCTATTAAGAACCATGATGATTCGCACATCCAGTACAGGTGATATCATGGTATTGGTTCAATTTTTTAAAGAAGACACAGTAAAAAGAGCATTATTATTAGATTTTATAGCAGACACATTTCCGCAGATAACTTCTTTACAGTATGTTATTAATGGAAAAGCTAACGATACTATTTACGATCAAGACGTTATTTGCTACAAAGGAGCTGATCATATTTTTGAAGAAATGGAAGGTTTAAAATTTAAAATTAATGCCAAATCATTTTATCAAACAAATTCAGACCAAGCTTATGAGTTATATAAAATCACAAGAGATTTTGCTAAATTAACTGGTAGCGAATTGGTTTATGATTTATATACAGGCACTGGAACGATAGCTCAGTTCGTTGCAAAAAAAGCGAGTAAGGTTATTGGTGTAGAATCTGTTCCAGATGCTATAACTGCAGCAAAAGAAAACGCACAATTAAATAATATAAATAACGTTGAATTCTATGTTGGAGATATGAAACAGGTTTTTAACGATGTATTTATAGAAACACATGGTCAGCCAGATGTTATTATAACGGATCCTCCTCGCGATGGCATGCATAAGGACGTGGTGCAACAAATATTAAACATATCGCCAGAAAAGATCGTTTATGTAAGTTGTAATAGTGCTACGCAGGCTAGAGATTTAGCTTTAATGGATGCCATGTACAAAGTAACAAAAACGCAAGCAGTAGATATGTTTCCGCAAACATTTCATGTTGAAAATGTAGTCCTACTTGAAAAGCAATAA
- a CDS encoding DUF6048 family protein: MKQHHILQCLTSSFICILLFCTSVNAQNDSIASTPKDSIKVKLKYGLRVGGDAGKLIRSFVDDEYTGFEISADFRLKKRLYIAGEIGIEEKNTVNDYLDITSKGSYIKAGIDYNMYQNWLNMDNMIYSGFRIGASSFSHDLNSFTVYSTNQYWAPQFSSTEKQEFSGLTALWAEIILGIKVELFNNLFLGLNAQLKILASETVPEGFENVYIPGFNKTYDSSGIGTGYSYTLSYRIPLYKKEK, from the coding sequence ATGAAACAGCACCACATTTTACAATGTCTCACTAGTAGTTTTATATGTATACTCCTTTTTTGTACGTCTGTGAATGCACAAAATGATAGTATAGCTAGTACTCCAAAAGATTCTATAAAAGTAAAGTTGAAGTATGGACTTCGTGTTGGTGGTGATGCTGGAAAATTAATTCGTTCGTTTGTAGACGATGAATATACCGGGTTTGAAATTTCGGCTGATTTTAGACTTAAAAAGCGTCTATATATTGCTGGTGAAATTGGAATTGAAGAAAAAAATACTGTGAATGATTATTTAGACATTACAAGTAAAGGTTCATATATAAAAGCAGGTATAGATTATAATATGTATCAAAACTGGCTCAATATGGATAACATGATTTACTCTGGTTTTCGTATTGGTGCAAGCTCTTTTAGTCACGATTTAAATAGTTTCACGGTTTATAGTACAAATCAGTACTGGGCTCCCCAATTTTCTTCGACAGAGAAACAAGAATTTAGTGGCTTAACAGCATTATGGGCCGAAATTATTTTAGGTATAAAAGTAGAATTATTTAATAATTTATTTTTGGGACTTAACGCACAACTCAAAATATTAGCCAGCGAAACTGTTCCTGAAGGTTTTGAAAATGTTTATATCCCAGGGTTTAATAAAACATATGATAGCAGTGGTATTGGAACAGGGTACAGTTATACATTATCTTATCGTATTCCTCTTTATAAGAAAGAGAAATAA
- a CDS encoding DUF6768 family protein, producing the protein MKTNMEDIDKLIKETLTEEEAKFYEKLDEQNVFQMLGGLFQGKNKWIMYMMNVVTVVFFSFFVYCTIQFFDTDSTNEMIKWGFGSVVFLLGVSMLKIFAWMQMDKNALIREIKRLELQISSLSSKMTE; encoded by the coding sequence ATGAAAACTAATATGGAAGACATAGATAAATTAATTAAAGAGACTTTAACAGAAGAAGAAGCTAAATTTTATGAGAAATTAGATGAACAAAACGTATTTCAAATGCTTGGCGGTTTGTTTCAAGGTAAGAACAAATGGATTATGTATATGATGAATGTTGTAACTGTAGTTTTCTTTTCTTTTTTTGTGTATTGTACTATTCAGTTTTTTGATACAGATAGTACCAATGAAATGATTAAATGGGGATTTGGAAGCGTTGTATTTCTATTAGGCGTTAGCATGTTAAAAATTTTTGCTTGGATGCAAATGGATAAAAATGCTCTGATTAGAGAAATTAAACGTTTGGAATTACAGATATCATCACTCTCTAGTAAAATGACTGAATAA
- a CDS encoding RNA polymerase sigma factor has protein sequence MNSEQRKIDKKLVLEYQSGDKKALVFLVKRWHKLFCEKAFYILKDADAAKDITQDCWNIIMDKICDLKNPESFGSWGMRIVYTKSLDSIKAKNKKRNELEYYKYEQNIAEVEEDDKEQLKNKLLQTIKKLPKDQQIVIKLFYVEDYSLKEIGDILNISVGTTKSRLFHAREKLKSILKKQLL, from the coding sequence ATGAATAGTGAACAACGAAAAATAGACAAAAAATTAGTTTTAGAATATCAATCTGGTGACAAAAAAGCACTTGTGTTTTTGGTTAAACGTTGGCATAAATTGTTTTGTGAAAAGGCCTTTTATATTTTAAAAGATGCTGATGCAGCAAAAGATATTACTCAAGATTGCTGGAATATTATTATGGATAAGATATGTGATTTGAAGAATCCTGAAAGTTTTGGGAGTTGGGGAATGCGCATTGTTTATACAAAATCATTAGATTCAATTAAAGCAAAAAACAAAAAAAGAAATGAGTTAGAATACTATAAATATGAACAAAATATTGCAGAAGTAGAAGAAGATGATAAAGAACAATTAAAGAATAAGCTTTTACAAACGATAAAAAAGCTACCAAAAGACCAACAAATCGTTATTAAGTTGTTTTATGTTGAAGATTATTCATTAAAAGAGATCGGAGATATTCTAAATATATCTGTAGGAACAACAAAATCTAGATTATTTCATGCAAGAGAAAAACTAAAATCAATATTGAAAAAACAGCTATTATAA
- the rocD gene encoding ornithine--oxo-acid transaminase has translation MAILEQQTSQQLIELENKYGAHNYHPLPVVLSRGEGVYVWDVDGKQYYDFLSAYSAVNQGHCHPKIVNAMVQQAQTLTLTSRAFHNDMLGKYEKFACEFFGFDKLLPMNTGAEAVETALKLCRKWAYEVKGIDENKAEIIVCENNFHGRTTTIISFSNDPVARQNFGPYTNGFIKIEYDNLEALESALQNNPNVGGFLVEPIQGEAGVYVPSEGYLTKAKSLCEQYNVLFIADEVQTGIARTGKLLAVNHENVIPDILILGKAISGGVYPVSAVLANDAIMDVIKPGNHGSTFGGNPVAAAVAIAALEVVRDEKLAENAEILGDLFRFELNKYIDTSNIASLVRGKGLLNAILINDDEDGDTAWNICLALRDNGLLAKPTHGNIIRFAPPLVMDKEQLLDCVSIIIKTLKQFEN, from the coding sequence ATGGCAATTTTAGAACAACAAACGTCGCAACAATTAATCGAATTAGAAAACAAGTATGGTGCTCATAATTACCATCCATTACCTGTAGTTTTAAGCAGGGGAGAAGGTGTGTATGTGTGGGATGTAGATGGAAAACAATATTACGATTTCCTTTCTGCATATTCAGCCGTTAATCAAGGGCATTGTCATCCAAAAATTGTTAATGCTATGGTGCAACAAGCACAAACATTAACGCTAACTTCAAGAGCATTTCATAACGACATGCTAGGCAAATATGAGAAATTTGCTTGTGAATTTTTTGGCTTTGATAAGTTATTACCAATGAATACGGGTGCTGAAGCTGTAGAGACTGCTTTAAAGTTATGTAGAAAATGGGCTTATGAGGTAAAAGGGATTGATGAAAACAAAGCTGAAATTATAGTATGCGAAAACAATTTTCATGGACGCACAACAACAATTATTTCATTTTCGAACGACCCAGTAGCTCGTCAAAATTTTGGACCATATACCAATGGGTTTATTAAAATAGAATACGATAATCTTGAGGCATTAGAATCAGCTTTACAAAATAATCCAAATGTTGGAGGGTTTTTAGTTGAGCCTATACAAGGTGAAGCGGGAGTTTATGTTCCTAGTGAAGGTTACTTAACTAAAGCAAAATCGCTTTGTGAGCAGTATAATGTTTTGTTCATTGCTGATGAGGTACAAACTGGTATAGCCAGAACAGGAAAACTTTTAGCTGTTAACCATGAAAATGTAATACCAGATATTTTAATCTTAGGAAAGGCTATAAGTGGTGGTGTTTATCCAGTATCTGCTGTTTTAGCTAATGATGCTATTATGGATGTTATTAAACCAGGTAACCATGGAAGTACTTTTGGAGGAAACCCAGTAGCAGCTGCAGTAGCTATAGCAGCTCTTGAAGTAGTAAGAGATGAAAAATTAGCTGAGAATGCAGAAATATTGGGAGACCTATTTAGATTTGAATTAAATAAATATATTGACACGAGTAATATAGCTAGTTTGGTTAGAGGAAAAGGCTTGCTTAATGCGATTCTTATAAATGATGATGAAGATGGTGACACCGCTTGGAATATTTGTTTAGCATTGCGGGATAATGGATTATTAGCAAAACCAACACATGGTAATATTATACGATTTGCACCACCTCTAGTCATGGATAAAGAACAATTGCTAGACTGTGTTAGCATTATTATAAAAACGCTTAAACAGTTTGAAAATTAG